Proteins found in one Paenibacillus borealis genomic segment:
- a CDS encoding flagellar protein FlaG encodes MNVQFSLSASSTTSVQNNKPEVVPVSSEQAAPANQVAGIRTTRDMNLKEKQGVNVSVAEEQLIRTIERAVKSLQGPQTTLEISIHEKTHDIMVKVLNKDTGELIREVPPEKTLDLVAKMMEIAGILVDEKI; translated from the coding sequence ATGAATGTACAGTTCTCTCTTTCTGCGAGTTCGACAACAAGCGTCCAGAACAACAAGCCGGAAGTAGTGCCGGTTAGTTCTGAACAAGCAGCACCTGCTAATCAAGTTGCAGGAATTCGTACTACAAGAGATATGAATCTTAAGGAAAAGCAGGGCGTGAATGTATCCGTTGCAGAGGAGCAGTTGATCCGAACCATTGAAAGAGCTGTGAAATCTCTTCAGGGACCCCAGACCACGCTTGAGATCAGCATCCACGAAAAAACACATGATATTATGGTGAAAGTACTTAATAAGGATACCGGTGAGCTTATACGTGAAGTGCCCCCTGAGAAGACATTGGATTTGGTAGCCAAGATGATGGAAATTGCGGGGATATTGGTTGACGAGAAAATATAG
- the pseC gene encoding UDP-4-amino-4,6-dideoxy-N-acetyl-beta-L-altrosamine transaminase — protein sequence MSGIDPPFAQPIRKTTLPYGQQWLDEEDIAAVVEVLRGDFITQGPTIQAFESKVAEYVGAKYAVAFTNGTAALHGACFAAEIGPGDEVITTPNTFLASSNCVLYQGGIPVFADIDMDTYNIDPVQVEQKITDKTKAIIAVDFSGQPVEIDRLSMISRDNNLVLIQDAAHSLGATYKEIKVGAWADMTMFSFHPVKHITTGEGGIIVTNSEYYFHRLQMFRSHGMTKEPDKMIKNDGPWYYEMQELGCNYRMTDMQAALGVSQMGKLDSFVNRRREIAERYNRELAGIQGLILPYQQEESNSSWHLYVTRWLPEVLKGTRREWFDALRQLNIGVHVHYIPVYTQPYYQKLGYESGLCPNAETYYNTAITLPLYPKMSDQDVTDVIRSVRWVVSEFSK from the coding sequence ATGTCAGGAATTGATCCCCCATTCGCTCAGCCGATACGCAAAACAACACTACCCTATGGTCAGCAGTGGTTAGATGAAGAGGACATTGCGGCTGTGGTTGAAGTTCTGCGAGGTGATTTTATTACGCAGGGTCCGACTATTCAAGCATTTGAATCTAAAGTGGCAGAATATGTCGGAGCTAAATATGCAGTTGCCTTCACTAATGGAACTGCTGCGCTACATGGCGCGTGCTTTGCTGCGGAAATTGGCCCGGGCGATGAAGTCATTACGACGCCTAATACCTTTTTGGCAAGCAGCAATTGCGTACTATACCAAGGAGGCATTCCTGTTTTTGCAGACATCGACATGGATACGTATAACATAGATCCTGTTCAGGTTGAGCAAAAGATCACTGATAAGACCAAAGCGATTATTGCTGTAGATTTTTCTGGACAACCGGTTGAAATAGATCGTTTAAGCATGATCTCCAGAGACAATAATTTAGTTTTGATTCAAGATGCTGCCCATTCTTTAGGAGCTACGTACAAAGAAATTAAGGTTGGGGCATGGGCAGATATGACTATGTTTAGTTTCCACCCTGTTAAGCATATTACTACGGGAGAAGGGGGGATAATAGTCACTAATAGTGAATATTATTTCCATCGGCTCCAAATGTTCCGAAGTCATGGAATGACTAAGGAGCCTGATAAAATGATTAAAAATGATGGACCCTGGTATTATGAGATGCAGGAGTTAGGGTGTAACTATAGAATGACGGACATGCAAGCTGCTCTAGGTGTATCACAGATGGGGAAGCTTGATAGTTTTGTGAATAGGAGAAGGGAAATTGCAGAGCGTTATAACCGGGAGTTAGCTGGTATCCAAGGTCTAATATTACCTTACCAACAGGAAGAGAGTAATTCAAGCTGGCATCTTTACGTTACTCGTTGGCTGCCTGAAGTACTTAAGGGAACCAGAAGAGAATGGTTCGATGCCCTTCGTCAATTAAATATTGGAGTCCATGTCCATTACATTCCTGTTTACACACAACCTTATTATCAGAAATTAGGTTATGAATCTGGTCTTTGCCCTAATGCTGAGACTTACTATAATACAGCTATTACGCTTCCTTTATATCCAAAAATGTCAGATCAAGATGTAACAGATGTCATTCGATCCGTCCGTTGGGTTGTATCAGAATTTAGCAAGTAA